Part of the Engystomops pustulosus chromosome 4, aEngPut4.maternal, whole genome shotgun sequence genome is shown below.
ACTGCATTATGTATTTGAACCCttcctggttttggcttaaaaACATTATAAGAATACAATAGGAAGCTGTAAATCCAACACTGATTCCATTTTCCATAAGGACCTTCTCTTACAACAactctataaaatatatatagattatatagaTATGGTATGGTCCTGTATGCAGCATACTGTTCACAAGTCAATCATGGAGTTGacgaaggaaatctactatcaaaatcaagcttgataaaccagggacacttacaaatagatccaggctcttcttatatttgttattggactccttccttctaaaataaacttttaaaaatattctaatgagcctgaagggctcctgggtgtgttaccagagccccattgCTTCAGCTTCACAGCTTCACGGAGGgagtctggtaacacccccaggagaccttcaggctcattagtatactcTTGAAAGTTGATATTGAAAAGaaggaagccatgaataacaaatataagaagattaccacagtcacagtgtccttGGTTTAATATGCTGGATTTtatcggtagatttcctttaagtccctTAGGGGAGGCATCAGAAACATAATAAAAATTCTCAATACAGTATTTAAAAAGGGTAATGGATTACATACCGTGTAATAACATATTTTTTGCCTTCGCCTTATAAATGTTGACATTTGTTGTCAGGTTCTTGGtggcatataggggcacattaacttacccggtttCTCTGAATgtctgacgacaatgcactgtgccgcgattcactaagattgtgcgcctgatatcctgcatgtgttgcttccccgctcaggtgcgccggagttcaccatcttcttcccggtgtgtatatgtatgtgcattagatgcgacacaatttgaatcttacatcccgtgctcagtccgaattgtcaagcttgcaggtgtggatcctctggaccactgtagacgatgacacaagccactacctgggaccggagtctaagtggtacccggttttcaccagagcccgccgcaaagcgggttagacaagctgcagcgtggtaccaccaggtcgttcctcaggcctgacttgtctgcagtggtgaccaaggtcgaggtacagagacggcagacaatctcgaggtcaaagtccaggcacagggtaagggcaggcggcagagatgcaatgtcagagtccgatccggggtcagcaacaggaggtccaagcagatgggtacggaAACACGGCACTTGggacagcagcatggaggaacactggtacacaggaacacggaggagctcaggtaacacaggaacacggaggctgttaggcacaaagatccggcaagggtgtaaggaaggtgctggatttttaaaggggaagtgatcagccagtgcaccaattagcagtgcgctggccctttaaatttcctgaaggtgccgcacgcgcaccctaggagacagggacgcgcGCAGACGGAACTCGGCAGGGATTCCGGAACCATGAAAAACGGTGCAAATCTCGAATATGTCGTGAAGTTCGATGGAAATGGACTACTGTACAGCCTTGATAAGTATCTCATAGCCTATATTGTTATTATTGGATTTTTTTCGACTTGCCTCTGGGGACATTGAGAGTATTAGTTTTTCTGTTTCACAGCAAAATCTGCTATCAAAAATGCAAAATTACTTTGTGGTCAATGAGCTGGAAAAAAAACCACAACAATTCGTAGAACATCTAATACTTTCATGTTAAGCCGAATTTTTATGCAAGTTTTCATTTCCAAGTGAAAGCTTCTTAATCCCGGCGTATCTAAACAGAATGACCAGTGCCCAGAAGAACTTTGTTTATTTGCATCTCCTCTGTGACCTGGAATGCTCTCTTCTCAGAGAAGTTTTACTGCAATTTCAAACATTTTTATTGGAACAACAATATTTGATTCTTAGAATATTGCTTCTCGTTTTTAAACAATACAAAAACACTAAATGTCCCTTACAGTGATCAGAACATTTAGCTGCTTCTTTTCAGATCGTCTGGCAAATCCTACGATTGGAAGCTTCAAGCTGGTCCACTACTTGCTTTAAAGTagaacatttcatttttttccacaTCCAAGGCTTTAACATTTGGGTTAAGCTTTGGAAACAAAGGAATGCTATTCCATTCTTAATCTTGCAAGAATTTGCCAGTGAACTCATGTTGGCAGAGGTATGATGAGTTAAGCTCTTATTGCCAGGAGAAGTTAACCTGTTCAATGTTCTGCAAGCTAGATGACATGAGGTTTGTGTCTAGTTTTTGCATGCaaagtttttgttttatttctattGCTGTGTCTTTTAAAATAGTTTAGATCTTGTTTTACAGAGTTTTACCACTATTGTAGGATACCTCCCTAACACAGCATCAGATAGACCATGGAACAATATTTTTCTGTTGGGTCCAACTAACAGGGAATCCATCAAGAACAGTATGCAAAATAAACGGGCAGTATGAAATCCTAACAGGTGTTATTCTTGttaagtgtaaaaaaaagaattaaaaactttttcttttataaaaGATTTCTGTTAGAAACTTGCAATGACTAAACATGTCAGGAATCATTATGATACCCTACTTTTTTGGTGTTGAAGAAGAAAAAGGAGTTTTGACAGATTCAAGTAAATTTTTTTGCTGGAGATTTTTTGCCCACAATTTTTTGTGAACATATAGGACCACATTTATTCAACTGACTACGCCAGTGTTCTATtgtactttgcactgaaaagaaagtgcaaactgcttgcacatgtatgtacgaaatgtctgcgccagttttgtggcgtggctgcactgtgtccgccttgtgtagtttgcctcactaaAGTATAGAGTgccccagattaatgaagactggcgCACGATCCTGAGTGTGTGGTTGGgcataaactgagtgcaccatttttttctggtgcattcAGTTCTATGAGTGTGTTGGGCTTGCTGACATAAATATGGCAGCCGATGCGAATAAGCACCAGAAAGCCCCTTTAGGTACACAGTATTGTGTTACGGTGTGCATAGTGCTGGCGGAAactcttcataaatacatgtgcaaccagtttgaaCATTTATTTATGTGCAAACTACTCCAGAATAGTGGCGCAGGAAGATTAATAAATCTGGGCaggtatgttaaaggtgcacctaaggGTGCACCAGATAATTAAAAACTGTGGACAACTATTCAATAACCTGGGGTACCCTGCACACTTGAAAGGCAgtatgcactagttttgataaatatggcccaAAGAGTCTATCTGACCCAGTTAAAActaaattttttagatttttttgccattatattGTCAGACTCTTCTTTTATACTTTTTAAAGAAATGTtagcttagtttttttttgtaagattttggcagattttcttaataaagtttgttagaaaatgttcacaacactccccagatacaatttaaaaaattgtCACAAGCGACAGTTATGCTTTTAAGCACCATCTACATGCTTTCACAAGTAATCCTTCAAGTGGGTTTATGAAACATCATTTCAGAGTAATTTGGAATCTAGAGGAAAATATTGAATTTAAAGATTTGTAGAACATCTGTATGTCGGTCCTAATTCTGGTAATCGATAACAAATACTAAGTAGAAAATTTCTGTGTGAATTTGCTTTGACTGGCCTACAGGTAAGCAGGTGAATTGGTCAGCAGACCCCTAGCCACTGCATTAGCAGTGTCAGACAGAATACCTTCCATGTACTTCAAACAGATAATATGATATGAAATAATGTAACATTGGTTTATTCTGCCACACTGTAGAGGCTGAGATGACATCTAGACACAGGGTCTAACAAACCAATATAATTCCTCCCAGGACCCCACCTTCCTAACCTCACTGCACCAATCACCTTCTAGTGTCTTGTACAGTATGCATGGGCATGTATCACAGAGCAGAGGGCCTAAGGTCAAGGTAAGAAGGTTACTGACATGGCCCTCAGGCCCAAGGCAAGGGTTAGGAAGCGAATATTGAATCAAATTAGTATCAGCTATGTTTTAGTGTACAGTGGTGGGCCCAAAAAACTGACTTTTTTGGTGGTTCCTGGCATCCCAGCCTCACACTGAACATACCTTTTAAGCAGAGGTGTAACTGGGAGAGGCAGTGCCTATTAaccaacttctgaatggggccttcagaaaatatacatatttacatagtcacacatttgtacacttacacagatctgtcccagtgctgatgaccacatgggggaagtatacagcagtaattagagatgaaagattcctagtcctgctgtTCTGCTGTCCCTTTCCcctgattcatgctgtgtactgaggGGAAGATGTGTatggttatatacatattgtgctgtacaatgtgctgcataatatgtatataatgatgcgcATCCTCCATTCCATAGTGTGTCAGGTgggggccctctgacactgcagaccccatggaagctgctatagctgctactactgtagttacacccctgcttttAAGTGAATTGGATTCTTACAAATTATTTTGACACATAATAGTGCATTTTATATGTGGTGTAACATATTTTTACTATATGTAATAGGAAAACACTGAGCCCTTGATTCGTCTTGATTTGTTAACTGTGATGTCATTAATATAAAATTGCATCATGTCATGTGATAGCCCTGAAAATGGTAGTCCAACCTTTTATCAGATAAACCATTAGTATCTGCCCCTAAATCAATAATGTTATGGATTAAGGAACAAACATAAATGAAAATGACATATTGTTTCTTTCCTCATTAAACCTCCCTGAAGCTGTACATTTTCCTTCTACAATAAGTGTTCTGTGACCAAGCTGCTCATACACCCCACACTACATGTAATGTTGTGTCTCCTATGGAGCACATAGCCGATGCTGCCACCTAGTGCTCGTGTAACAGAATGTCAATACGTTTTAGTTGCAGAAGCAAAGTCATTACCGTGAGACAATAAAGTAATAAGATGATAACAAATATACGAAACCCTTCAGAGCCAGGGAAAACAGAAACTATGCAGTCAGGCTCTGCTCGCGTGATCTTAATATTTGCGGAATCTTTAATACATTGTAAAACTACAGGTCCCGGCATGCATCGCGGTGACATGCCGGAAGTGGAGAGTCAGTGTCGTGCACGCTGTGTGGCTCTGTACTGTGTTGTATCTCCTTGTATTAGTAATGATGTGACTTGTGCTGCGCTGCGGTAGCCGGGCATTGCTGTGCTTCTGTCTTACACTTGGGGGTGAGCACTGTGTATACTAAAGGTATGGAAGGATtactattataatattatatttgatCACTTGACACATTTACAGGCCATAGTGGACACTTTGAGCACCTTCTTGAGTTCCCTACTGGTTCTACTGCAGAATTATATTTTCCAGTTAAATAGTTTTTCATGGATCagtttttattaaagggaacctgccacccaaaataaatacatcTATCATAACTTATGGTAGATGTGTAGCACTTACAAGTGTGTGGTATTGTTTCTTTAATAAATGGAACTTTTCCTAGTGTGTAAAAAACTGCACAAATTGTGAGAGAGTTTTTGAAAATATTTATAACCCTCTGGGCATGCCAGCTTTTAATTTATTCGCGCCCCATACTGCTAGTCCTGCCAGAGGAGCTAGTAAAGAACTCACATCTCGCACTTTCCAAGCCTCGGCTCTCTAACGTCACCGACTCTCTTGTAAACTTTTATGCAAATCACCTGAGGCAGGAGCAGTGATCCTAAGTGAGTGCAATGAggtaatgtcatctaaggtcctgttatatTTGCACATTCttctccatgtatgtatctgtatgtgcaaatgtaactgggtaaacgGCCTTAAATAACATCACCGTGGTCACACCTGCTAAGAAGAGACATGGGGGTTGTAGAAGAAGGGGCTGGCTAAGAAGGACGCACCCCTTCTGAtgacaggtaatataagataaagttgatttatgggaatgTGAGGGAAAAATTTCAGGCCAAAataaaggtgtcagttagttaatatggctctagctgtaaaggttccctttaaaatgtggGGGGTATAAAAATAACAGACAAGTTGTACATTGGCGCTAGGGTTCAGCGTCACTGTCAGCCTATGTTGGTATACAGAAGCTGAGCAGTGGAGGAGTGTGCAGCTATCTAGGCCACATGACAGCTCCATCTCTGTATACAACTTTCTGTAACTGTTACAGTCTGTATCTTCCCTTCTTCATTTTAAAGTTCATTCAATTAAATCTCTTAATAGGTTGATGTACAGATTTtagaaagtttatttttttatgaattcTTTTGTAAGTTAAGTCattttaatggttttttttaTATCATAGATGGACATGGTACTGAAGCTATTGCCTCTAAATCATGAAGACCATGGAACTCAAAGATGCAGGCTAGGACCCAAAGCAATGTCTCATCTTGGAATAAAAGTTGGATTCCCACTTCTAATATCTCTACCAAGCGGCAGCTGCTTGTGTACTGCTTGGCCAAGAAAAGACCTGTGTGATGGCTTCCTACAAGCTGACCTCATGTGTTGCACGTCACCTACACCTGTAATAGAATATAAGAATTCTCTCTCTCTTAATGATCTAAAAACACTCCATTCTGTCAAGTTGAAAAAAGTGACTGTTAAAACTGTATTTAGAACTGTAGAAGAAAAAATAACTGTATGTGGAGAATTTCTCAATGAGATAGTCAGAGACCTGCTAAGAAATGTCTACGTCTTACCTAACTATGTGGTCACAGTTTCAGCAGGTTCTCCTGTTGTGGCTGTGGAAATTCTGGACATGGACCCATTGACAGAAGAAGCAGGTTTAATAACAGCAAAAACAAATGTGCATATTAAAGACACAACCAGCCTGGAGTGGTACAAGAGCACAGCGGACAATCACTCTCAATATCAGGTTGCTGGAATGGATGATGTATGTGCATCACTAAAAGAAATTCTTAGCTTACCTTTCCTTTACCCAGAAACCTTATTGAAATTAGGCCTTACTTGTCCTAAAGGTCTGCTCTTAGTTGGGCCACCAGGAGTTGGTAAAACCCTTCTGGTGAAAGCTGTTGCAAGACAAGTAGGTGCCCATCTTATTAGCTTGAATGGTCCAGTAATTCATGGATCAAGACCTGGAGAAGCTGAGGAAAATTTAAGGCAAATTTTTGAAAATGCCAGAAATGTTTCTCGAGGTGGACCCTGCATCCTCTTCATTGATGAGATTGACTCTTTGTGTCCTAAACGTGGGAATTCCAGTAAATCGCCTGAAAACCGACTTGTGGCCCAACTTTTGACCCTCATGGATGGGATTCACAGTGACAACAAGATGGTTATTGTTGCTGCTACAAATCAGCCAGACGTCATAGACTCTGCACTCAGGCGTCCGGGAAGGTTTGATAGAGAGGCAAGTATGTCTTGTATTAGtcgctcttaggctacattcacacagccgttgggggcagtatatacgtcccccattggctggcacggagcggtatggtgcagaacacaaatatgtcctatctttccctgtgttacggcgcCATGCACCATGTACctccatggagaggggcaggtgtgagcagtgctcacctgcTCCTACTCTCCCGTGCGCCGAGAGCATGTCGTgccacggtacggcgggcacacatttgcctgaatgcagccttagggtttGTTGACACCTCTTTCAAGCACTTAACATGGAATCCACATAATGTGCCAACAGATCCACATGTGCAttttaatacagatgtattgcttcAAAAAGCAGCTGGCTtatgcctcatgcacacaatcatatagggcagtgatggctaacctatggcactggtgccagaggtggcactcagagccctttctgtgggcactcaggccatcaccagagatgactccaggtatcttcctgcagtcccagacagcccaggacttgctgtgcacagagctattttaaagtgacagctctacctgggactattctttgctttattggtgtcctcaggtgctggtatcaatgaaaactgtgacagaagggagtataaatcacaaattacatttctgtgttggcactttgcgatcagtaagcgggtctttgttgtagtttgggcactcagtctctaaaaggttagccatcactgatatagggggtccccatagacctctattcCTTTCTGTATTTCAGTGTCTcagtgtgtatgaggcctaatgCTGTAGTATTTTAGTGAATTTAATTttggaaataaatatatatatatatatatatatatatatatatatacacacaagtcaaTCTAATGCTTTGGATTTATTCCAGAAAGCTGGTTAATAACTTTAAAAGTCCATGCCAACTTCAGAAGATTTTCTATGGAGTTTTTTATGCGGGTCATCACATGGTTTCCCTGAAAAAAGATCTGCAACATCTACTGCCTGTGCCCTATTTGTGCTGAAAATGCAAAATGTATTCCAAAGAAGACTATACCACAAAAATAATGTAACAGAACTAGCATTAGGGCAGCCATACACACTAGATGAATGATGGCAAGGTCAACAAAGCCATGTAATATTCATAGGGTAGACGTAATGGTAAAAGAGGGGTCCGTCATATTGGATTTCACCTTAGGCCTGAAGTGGCTTGAGCACTTGGTGCCAGAAGCAAGTGTTTCAAAAAAAGAAAGTGGTTGTTAGACATAAACCCATGTGCATATGTGTTATAGGGGAATATGGACTTCACAGAGAGAGGAAGTTGATTATGAATTTTTATAAGTTGGATAATCAACCCATGTAAccatatcattttttttctgctttgttAATGTGATATAAATACTTTATTCAATCCAGATTATTATTGGGACTCCTACGATAAGCCAAAGAAGAGCCATTCTTGAAGTACTCACATCCAATATTCCCATACATAGTGATGTGGACGTGGGTGACTTGGCAGATATGACGGTGGGTTATGTAGGAGCAGATCTTACCGCACTTTGCAGAGATGCTGCCATGCAAGTGGTACTCCAGGCCCATCAGGTAAGAATCACTGATTTCACTAGTTGAGCCTTGCATGATTGGTGACACGTGTGGTGGTTGGACCCCTGAAATGCATCTTCAtatgaaatgttttattttaaggCCTGTTCGCGTTCATGGCAAAACATAAAACTCATACGGGGGAGATGGGAGGGACTTCGTCTAAGGACATGTTTTTATAAGTGTGTCTGTACATGCAGTTCCCAGGACAAGATGAACTCTACTGAACTGCATGCTTCTCAGTTGATATTTAAGCCAAAAACAGGTGGCTTAGACATAAAATAGCTGTGTACCATTGTTATACAGCCAGACTAAGTAATTTGTGTTTAGACGACTCACTGGCACTTTTGTgcaattttagtaaaaaaaaaattagcatcaaaatccagcatgaataAGCAGGGAACTTGCTCATAGCtcaaggcactgtgattgtggtaattttcttacatttgttattcatggcctccttccttttaaaataaacttttaatattattttaatgaACCAAAAGTGCTATGGGCTGCGTTTCCAGATCCCCTctttgctctggcttcacagaatgtcacactgtgcaggagcatgtctcGCTCTAGCTTCCTCGACGCTTCCTCCCTTCTACTGCCTTTTGTAATCTCACGGTGGCAGTGTCTGTTAGCACAAGGGGGGAGTgttctgcacaatgtaacagactGTAAAGCTACACAGAGGGGCTccagtaacacccccccccccccccccagagcccatatggcgctcatcagcataattttagaaggaaagaggccatgaataacaaatataagaagactatctaagtcacaatgcctggatctatgagtaagtgcatcTGGTTGATCATGCTaggttttgatggtagttttcctttaaaccaCGCCCTTTGATTGGTGGGGGGTCCAAGATGTCTAACTCTCGCCAATTAGGAaattatcccctattctgtggattgTGGATAGCATTTGAAGTTGGGACAaactttacacaaactgcttatggaagaaaggcagaggcAAAAGAAGGACATGGGGAcagatttatttaataaaatatatagtaaAGTTTACTATAATTATCTGCACTATTAATTTGTTAATTGTTTTCTAAAGTTTACTTATGCTTTAAGAAGGATGGACTCAAATTCCTCCACTATATCACAGTTCCCAGGGAAGAAGCAGCGTTTTAGTGAGATGTGGATTATTTTCAGTGTACAAGAAACATGTAATTTCCTCCTAGAAACCATTACCAATCTGTCATAGCAACAACAATTTTAATTTGAAAAAGATGGGACATGCTATGTCACCACTTTAGGCACACCACCAGTAATTAACCTACACACCCAGTGCTGGAAGGGTGCGCTACCTCAGATCTTCTAGTTGAGTGATGACCACATTATTTATCTGCATTTTCTGTAATAATTGTCTTCTTTATTAGGACATTCGTGTAAATGAGGTAAGAAGAGAGCACTTTTATGAAGCTTTCAAAAAGATCCGACCTACTGTTGCGCGCAGTGCTGTTGGACAGGTGGAGTTTAAGCCCGTGTACTGGGACCAAATAGGCGGCCTGGAAGAtataaaacttttattaaaacaggtaaaaaaaaaaaagtatctgcGTCTACATTTTAAAACCTGcctaaaatgctttatttttggggTTTTAGGAAAATGAAGAACTGTTTTTTGGAAAACAAAATTGCATGAATGCAGCATTATAAATTGCTTtatttattgtgagccaaaaccagatgTATAGACTACATGGAGATCAGGCATAAAGGAAAGAT
Proteins encoded:
- the AFG2B gene encoding ATPase family gene 2 protein homolog B yields the protein MDMVLKLLPLNHEDHGTQRCRLGPKAMSHLGIKVGFPLLISLPSGSCLCTAWPRKDLCDGFLQADLMCCTSPTPVIEYKNSLSLNDLKTLHSVKLKKVTVKTVFRTVEEKITVCGEFLNEIVRDLLRNVYVLPNYVVTVSAGSPVVAVEILDMDPLTEEAGLITAKTNVHIKDTTSLEWYKSTADNHSQYQVAGMDDVCASLKEILSLPFLYPETLLKLGLTCPKGLLLVGPPGVGKTLLVKAVARQVGAHLISLNGPVIHGSRPGEAEENLRQIFENARNVSRGGPCILFIDEIDSLCPKRGNSSKSPENRLVAQLLTLMDGIHSDNKMVIVAATNQPDVIDSALRRPGRFDREIIIGTPTISQRRAILEVLTSNIPIHSDVDVGDLADMTVGYVGADLTALCRDAAMQVVLQAHQDIRVNEVRREHFYEAFKKIRPTVARSAVGQVEFKPVYWDQIGGLEDIKLLLKQSIEWPMKYPDAFVRMGLTLPKGVLLYGPPGCAKTTMVKAVATSCHCSFFSISGADLFSPYVGDSEKTLAQLFRQARASTPAIVFLDEIDAIVGCRSESKAGSGVQERILSVLLNELDGVGLKVTERRGRQILLEDHPELCHNEELEYKEVLNKSVMIVAATNRPDVLDDALLRPGRLDKLLYIPPPDEKARFSILKICTKSMPLAADVSLESLAASTQLYSGADLQNLCKEAALNALHTSGLQATCVSKDHFQQALASHTPSLNISDLNAFTKLRGHTEINSM